A region of the Candidatus Eisenbacteria bacterium genome:
ATGGTCTACGGCATCCTGCGCCTCATCAATTTCGCCCACGGCGACGTGTACATGCTGGGCGCCTTCTTCGGGCTCTACGCCGCGCGGTGGATGGGGGCGGCGCGTGATCCGAACATCGCGCAGGCCCTGGCCGTGCTGGCGATCGCGATGGCGGGATGCGGTGTCGTGGGCTACGTCATCGAGCGCTTCGCCTACAAACCGGTGCGGCGTTCTTCGCGCCTCGCCGCGCTGATCACCGCGATCGGCGTTTCGCTGCTGCTCGAGAACGGCGGCATCCTGCTGTTCGGCGCCGATCCCAAGTTCTTCCCTCAGATCATCGCGCCCAAGAACCTCGCGCTCGGCGGGGGGGTGACGATCTCGAACCAGCAGATCATCATTCTCGTGGTCTCGCTCGGCCTCATGCTGGGGCTGCGCTTCATCGTCCTCAACACCCGGGTCGGCAAAGCGATGCGCGCGGTGTCGCACAGCCACACCGCCGCGGCGCTCATGGGCATCTCCGTAGACCGCATCATCTCCTTCACCTTCGTGCTCGGCTCCGTGCTGGCCGCCGCCGCGGGCGTGCTGGTGGCCCTGCAGAACCCGAAGATCGAGCCGCTCATGGGCATCATGCCGGGACTCAAGGCCTTCGTTGCCGCGGTGCTGGGCGGGATCGGCAACATCCCGGGGGCGGTGCTCGGCGGGCTGGTGATGGGAATCGCCGAGGTCATGGTGGTGGGCTACCTGTCGCCGACCTATCGGGACGCGATCGCCTTCGTCCTGCTCATCGTGATCCTGCTGGTGCGCCCGGCCGGCATCCTCGGCAAGGCCACGGCCGAGAAGGTGTGACTTGAAACAGGCGGCCTGGCTGATCGGGGTGCTGGCGCTCCTCCTGGTGGCCGATCTCGCGCTGCGTCGCGTGCTCAGCCCTTACCTGCTCCAGATCGTGGTGCTGTGCGGGATCAACGTGGTGCTGGCCGTGTCCCTCAACCTGATCAACGG
Encoded here:
- a CDS encoding branched-chain amino acid ABC transporter permease; protein product: MSEFLQQLVNGVTWGSVYALIALGYTMVYGILRLINFAHGDVYMLGAFFGLYAARWMGAARDPNIAQALAVLAIAMAGCGVVGYVIERFAYKPVRRSSRLAALITAIGVSLLLENGGILLFGADPKFFPQIIAPKNLALGGGVTISNQQIIILVVSLGLMLGLRFIVLNTRVGKAMRAVSHSHTAAALMGISVDRIISFTFVLGSVLAAAAGVLVALQNPKIEPLMGIMPGLKAFVAAVLGGIGNIPGAVLGGLVMGIAEVMVVGYLSPTYRDAIAFVLLIVILLVRPAGILGKATAEKV